From Ochotona princeps isolate mOchPri1 chromosome X, mOchPri1.hap1, whole genome shotgun sequence, one genomic window encodes:
- the ZCCHC13 gene encoding zinc finger CCHC domain-containing protein 13 yields the protein MSNKECSKYGRSGHWARGCPRKGSRCQGGKSRSRATPSTSTMQTDICYRCGESGHYAKNCNLLENICYNCGRTGHIAKDCLEPKREKDQCCYICGRMGHLSRDCTHLEEQKCYSCGEFGHFQKDCTQVKCYRCGENGHVAINCHKGSKMNCYRCGRFGHLARDCKNEISD from the coding sequence ATGAGCAATAAGGAATGCTCCAAGTATGGACGCTCTGGTCACTGGGCCCGGGGATGCCCGAGGAAAGGGAGCCGATGCCAAGGAGGTAAAAGCCGCAGTAGAGCCACTCCGAGTACCTCCACCATGCAAACTGACATCTGTTACCGCTGTGGTGAGTCTGGTCATTATGCCAAAAACTGTAACCTTCTCGAAAACATCTGCTACAACTGTGGGAGGACTGGCCACATCGCCAAGGATTGTCTGGAGCCTAAACGTGAGAAAGATCAGTGCTGTTACATCTGCGGCCGAATGGGTCATCTGTCTCGTGATTGCACCCATCTAGAAGAACAGAAATGCTATTCTTGCGGTGAATTTGGGCACTTCCAGAAAGACTGCACCCAAGTTAAGTGCTATCGATGTGGCGAGAATGGACACGTGGCCATCAACTGCCATAAGGGAAGCAAAATGAACTGTTACCGGTGTGGTAGGTTTGGACATTTAGCCCGAGACTGTAAGAACGAGATTTCCGATTAA
- the LOC101521498 gene encoding LOW QUALITY PROTEIN: rho GTPase-activating protein 19-like (The sequence of the model RefSeq protein was modified relative to this genomic sequence to represent the inferred CDS: substituted 1 base at 1 genomic stop codon): MIQNWNIKRILTTYEKKSVSQEDLWSDSGRRDAICSFVICNDSSLRGQPIIFNPDFFVEKLRHEKPEVFTELVVSNITRLIDLPGTELAQLMGEVDLKLPGGAGSASGFFRSLMSLKRKEKGVVFGSPLTEEGIAQIYQLIEYLRKNLRVEGLFRVPGNSVRQQILRDALNTGADIDLESGEFHSNDVATLLKMFLGELPEPLLTHKHFHAHLKIADLMQFDDKGNKTNVLDKQRQIEALQLLFLILPPPNRNLLKLLLDLLYQTAKKQDKNKMSAYNLALMFAPHVLWPKNVTANDLQENITKLNNGMAFMIKHSQKLFKAPAYIRECARLHYLGSRTQTSKDDLDLTPSCHSKSFQLAKFQKRNRVDSCSHQEETQQRTEEALRELFQHVHNMPESAKKQQLIRQFNKQSLSQTPGXEPSSFRVQKRTRSRSFNGLIKRKVLGNQMSEHKDKYATPEAVTMSELKRASKENMNTFLSGSPTVTMTPMRLKWSEGKKDGKKGFL, encoded by the exons ATGATCCAGAATTGGAACATAAAACGAATCCTCACAACCTATGAAAAAAAGTCAGTTTCCCAAGAAGA TCTTTGGAGCGATTCCGGGCGGAGAGATGCCATCTGCAGTTTTGTTATCTGCAATGATTCTTCCCTTCGAGGTCAGCCAATTATCTTCAATCCTGACTTTTTTGTGGAGAAACTTCGACATGAGAAACCAGAGGTGTTCACCGAGTTGGTGGTCAGCAACATCACAAGGCTTATCGATTTACCTGGCACTGAGTTGGCTCAACTGATGGGGGAAgtggacctgaagttgcctggtgGGGCTGGCTCAGCATCGGGATTCTTCCGGTCCCTGATGTCTCTCAAGCGCAAGGAGAAAGGAGTGGTATTTGGATCCCCACTGACAGAGGAAGGCATTGCCCAGATATACCAACTAATCGAATATCTGCGTAAAAACTTGCGAGTGGAGGGCCTGTTCAGAGTTCCAGGCAACAGCGTCCGACAGCAGATTTTACGGGATGCTCTCAATACAGGAGCTGATATTGACCTAGAATCAGGGGAGTTCCACTCTAATGATGTCGCCACTTTGCTGAAGATGTTTCTGGGAGAGTTGCCTGAGCCTCTGCTGACACATAAACATTTCCATGCACACCTCAAAATTGCTGACTTGATGCAGTTTGATGACAAAGGCAACAAGACCAACGTGCTAGATAAGCAGCGGCAAATTGAGGCTCTGCAGTTACTCTTCCTCATTCTCCCTCCTCCCAACCGTAATTTGCTGAAGTTACTGCTTGATCTCCTGTACCAGACAGCCAAGAAACAGGATAAGAATAAGATGTCTGCCTACAACCTTGCTCTTATGTTTGCACCCCATGTTCTATGGCCAAAAAATGTCACTGCAAATGACCTTCAGGAGAATATCACAAAGCTAAACAATGGGATGGCCTTTATGATTAAACACTCCCAGAAACTGTTTAAGGCTCCTGCTTATATTCGGGAGTGTGCCAGGTTGCACTATCTGGGCTCTAGAACCCAAACATCAAAGGATGACCTTGATCTGACACCATCATGTCATAGTAAATCCTTCCAGCTAGCGAAGTTTCAGAAACGGAACCGAGTCGATTCTTGCTCCCATCAGGAGGAGACCCAGCAGCGGACGGAAGAGGCCCTGAGAGAGCTGTTCCAGCATGTCCACAACATGCCTGAGTCCGCCAAGAAGCAGCAGCTTATTAGACAGTTTAATAAGCAATCTTTGAGCCAAACACCAGGATGAGAACCTTCTAGCTTTCGAGTGCAGAAGCGGACCCGTTCACGCTCCTTCAATGGGCTCATTAAGCGGAAGGTCCTTGGAAATCAGATGTCAGAACATAAGGACAAATATGCTACTCCAGAGGCCGTAACCATGAGCGAGTTGAAGAGAGCCAGTAAGGAGAACATGAACACATTCCTTTCTGGCTCTCCAACTGTCACAATGACACCAATGAGATTGAAATGGTCTGAGGGGAAGAAAGATGGGAAAAAAGGATTCCTCTGA